The region GTGAGCGCTTACCTCAACGGTTACAACGCCCTGAACGTTAAGGTCGCAAGCGTTATTGCCGGACTGATATCTCAGCCAGTGGAGACTTTTAGTCCTCGACTGGCCGAAGAAATTGCGCAGTTAGCGCGCTCCAGCTTGGATACAAACGTCGAGCAAGGCCCGCCAATCATCTCCCCCACTCGAAGGATCGAAATTGTGGGCACAGCCCAGCTTGGAAACGATGGCTACTGGGTTGGCCTTGATATCGCCGAGGGATGGGTTGAGACCTGGTCACGAGATGAAGATGCATATGCCCTTCGCCTAAAGGGTGACTCAATGGCTCCTGCGATTCGCAGCGGTTGGATCGCTGTTTGCGAGCCGAACCACCGATTGGTGCCGGGCGAGTACGTCATGGTCACCACAACCGACGGCCAGAGTATGGTCAAAGAGCTGCTTTTCGAGAACGAAGAAGGCGTGAACCTTGCTTCAGTTAACTCGGCCTACGGCGAGCGCCGAGTGATTGCTTGGGCGGACATCGACAAAATCCATTACGTAGGCAACATTCTGGCTCCAAGCAAGGTGCTTGGCCGCTTTTAGGCGGTGGGGAATCGGCCGCTGGATCATAGGGAGGGGTGAGAATGGCAGTCGTTAAATTCAGCTATCGAGATGCGAAAGGCGACGTCACGGAGCGAGAGCTGATCCAGTGGTCCGAGAACTCCAGCTACATTCAAGGCAGATCTCAAGGGGACACGTTTCCCAAAACCTTCCGTAAGGATCGGATAATCGAATTTATGCAGGGTGAAGAACTGCTGCTGAATGGCGCGGCCCCTCCAGCCCCGAAGCTCAAACCTTCAGAGCTAGCTGCAACTGCTGCTTTGTCCAATCCCAACAAAGCAGCGAACGATCTCAATAAAATCCTGTTCACGGGCTTTCCTTCTACTTACAGGTCGGAGCTGGAGCAGCTTGCCGAAGGGCGAGGAATGAATGTCGTCAAGACGCCAAGCAAATCATTAACATTCCTCTGCTACGGGGATAATGCCGGTCCATCCAAGGTTGCAAAGGCTCAAGAAGCTGGCGCGTTCATCATTGACTCTGACCAGTTTCTACATTTGGTTCAAACAGGCGAATTACCTTAGTCATGCCCCTAACCAAGCCCAACCGGACTCCGGCAGCATGCGCACTACTTCTCGCCGCCCTCCTCGCTGGCTGCACAACGCAACTGACAAGCGAAGGCGCGAAGGTTGGGCTTGTCACTGCCCCTCAAGCATCCGGCTGCACCATAATTCATGAGTTTGCTGTTCAAGGTTCATCTGCTGACGATGCCTTGAATATCGCTTTGAATGAAACGGCGAAGCTAGGTGGAGATAGCCTGGGTGTCGAATCAGTAAATGATATCGACGGCGACTCCGAGATCAACGGGGTTGCACTAAAGTGCCGGCAGGGAAAATAGCGTAACGAGAATTACCAAGCCCAACCAAGAGCTACACCGTGACCTCCAGGGCTTAAGAACAGACTATTAGTGACCGAGCTTGGAGGGCTTGGCATATATCAAATAAGAAGGGCAAGTTAATCGATGAAAAGGACAAGCTTCGAACAACGGCTAAGGCTCGGGCGAACCCGGAGACATAGAGAGCTTCATCGCTTAAGAGGCAGAGCCCCCAAGCGCCTCAAGAGGGGGCCTTTATCGTCGTCTAGCAAGCCGGTATCTCTGGTCGCTCCAAAGCACATCCAGTTGCTCGATTCTGAGTCGCATCATGAGCTTGTCGGGCTCATACGGAACCTGAGGAAAATCGCTAGCCAAGGCGGGCGAGTACAGCTCGACTTCAAGAATACTGAAAGGGTTCATAGCTGCGGTACGCTTCTCCTAGTTGCGGAGATAGACAGACTCGTACGCTCCCTAGGAACATCTACCATCTCATGCACATACCCGAAGGATGAGAAAGTAGAAAAAGTCTTCCAGCAAGTCGGTCTGCTGAAGCTGCTCGGCAAGGATCATCGCCTTGAAATCACAGAGGAGGACAGAGACGTCTTTCACTGGAAGTACGCAAGCGGAATCGACGTTTCTCCGATTCAAGCAGACCCTATTCTGAAAGGGATCAAAGCTCAAATTCCAAAAAACTATAGAAAAGTCGTTGTGGGCGTGGAAGAGGCAATGGACAACTCAGTCCACCATGCTTATATAGAGTCGCGTGGAGACCGCATGAGCGGGCGGAATGATGAGGCAGATGCTAGAAGATGGTGGCTATTCGCCGAGGTTCTGGATGACTGGCTTCATGTCAATTTCTGTGACCTTGGCATAGGAATTCCTAGAAGCCTGCCGAAAAGCTGGGCAGAGGAGGCAGGTGACATCGTTACATTAGCCTTATCCAAAGCCAAAAAGGATGTGAGAATGATCCGTAGGGCCTTTGAGGTAGGAAGGACTCGAACCGAGCTTGAGCATCGCGGCAAGGGGCTAAAGAATATAGCCATGGCTGCGGAGGAACTCGGCGGATTGTTAACGATCCATAGCAACGCAGGATGCATCAGAAAAGATTTCAGAGGAGGTGGTGGGCTGCCACGCGCCTTCATGTACAAACGCTCTATAATGGGCACCGTGATTCAGTGGTCAATTCCACTCAAAAAGTAGGTATGGAGAAATGAACGTGGGCTCCATCTGCGTAACCAAACAATTCAGCGAATACCCAGCCGGTCGCTACCGGAAGGATGGGAGTTTTTCCGGAGAGGTCTTTAGGGATGACTGGCTTGCGCCATACTTGGGTCGCCATGACATAGTCGAAATCGATCTTGATGGAGCGATGGGCTATGGTTCCTCATTCTTAGAGGAGGCTTTTGGTGGGTTGGTGCGGAAGCATCATCTAGAGCCATCCGTATTGCGAAAAAAACTGAAGTTCAAATCAGACGACGAACCCTCTCTCGTCGATGAGATATGGATTTATATCGACCATGCCAACTCCTGAATCAGGGGGCGTAGAGCCCGGAGATTGGCCGACGTGGGGTGCGTTCATTCTCGCGGGGATCAGTTTGGCTTGGCAGTTTGTAAACGAGTGGCGAAGCGCCTCTAAAGAGAGGGTAAATTATCGGCTTGCCCGGATTGAAGCCCTTGAATCAAGTGTCGCTGAAATAAGATCTTTGGCCATGGCGTACTGGCTCCAGCCCGAAGAAAGCAGCTCTAGGGATAGCCTGATGCTAGTCCATCACATCAAAGAGCTTTCCGTTTCTGCTTCACGCTACGAGAGCTTCTTATGGCATGGGGTGGGAACGGATGTCATGAGGCTTAAGATCGAGACCACGGGTGCCGACTTCCAGCAATCAGATAGAAAGCAATTAAAAGCGGACGACCCGTTTGTAAAGAAGTTCATGGCAACCGCAGCGGATGTAAGCAGGCGACTCAAAGATCGTCGTGATGAAATTGAAAGACGGTAATATCCGCGAAGAAGCCCGCCCGTGCGGGCTTTTTCTTTGCCTGCTACGCTTTCCTGGACACAGGAGGGCCACGCCATGCCTACCAACGACCTCATTCCTTCCCTGATCTACAAGCTCAACGAAAATCAGCTCGCCATCGCCGAGGCTGTCGAAGAGCTGTCCAAGTGGATCGAGCAGATTCATGGGCCCGCCGATGGCTCAATCAAGATCCGGCAGTCGCTGGCGAAGCTGGACGACAACCTGGAGTTCATCACCCGTGGTGTGGCGAGGTTGATGAACGATTGAGGCTTGCTTCCAGGCAAAGCCCGCCGCTCTCAGCGGGCTTTTCTTTGTCCGAGTGGCTGGCTATGTACCCTGCCCCAAACCGTCAACCGCACGGGCATAGTACTCAGTGGCCTTTAGGATCAATAAGTTCTTTTCTTCCACGTCGATAAGGCCCTGATGCTGGTACTTGTCTGCCAAGGCCACAAGCTCGTCGTACTTCTCAGCTGCGCTCATCCGTATGCCTGGCAAAGCATACAACTCATGCCAGGTCTCCAGAGCCTTCTCTGTGTCGTCATCGTTCATGATCGTCTCCGCACTGTTTTACGGTAGAGGTTTCATGTACTCAGGTGGTTCAGCCGGCTCAGACAAAACTGCGATAGACGAGACTCGCACCTCGAAAAGAGCACAAATGTACTCTATCCAGTATTGCGATTTATCCATCAGTAAAATACTGTATGGATAAACAGCTAAGGAGTAGTGCTCATGGCCAAAGCCAAGCCCCAGGAAAAACCCGAACCCACGTCGTACGAGCTCCTCGCCATGCGGATTCAGCGGACGATTAATGCAACCGCAGCCCAAACCTCCAAGCGCGCTGTTATCTACAAGGCCTCGGATGAGTTGCTAGAAGACTGGGATCAACTCCTGATGGATATCGACGAGGCCGACAACGTGACCCTGGCCCATCGCGACGATGGTGGCGTCCTGGTCTCGTGGGTTGTGCCAAAGGAAGACTGATTTTAACGATCCCTCTTTGCCCGCCTTGTGCGGGCTTTTTTATGCCCAAAGAAAATATATCGCCTGCGGCGTTGACTTTAGGTATATCCGGAGGCAATATTTATTCGTCGCTGCGTCACCACCGGCCAGCAACGAAAGCACCACCGCTCTTTACACAACTCAATCGATTCAAGCTTCTGCCGGGAAAGGCGTTAGCGAATCCACATAGCCATGCGGCTCCCTAGGATTGGCCGTATCGACCTCGGTAAGCGGGAGCGGTAACACCACGAATATTTGAATTAGCGCCCTGAGCTTCGGCATTGAGGGGCGCCGGACCTCATGCACCCTGCCCCAATCACTCGGGCATTCAGAGCTGTAGCGTGCATGTTGTAAGGACCTGTGATCCATGGCGAACAGATGCTGATTGCCGCCATGAGGAGGAAGCTCGAAGCCCACACCGAAGACGAACGGCCAGCCCTGCAATCAGCGGCGGGTAGCTGGCCAGCAACGCTGACGCAATACCCCGGCCTGTCGCCAGTAGCGAGGCCGGGATCTTTACGGAAAGCATCACTGAAGCACCTGGAGACGGGTGCTTTGGGATGCGGACGAGCACACACCGCGAATGCGGCCCCCTGCATCACTACCCCATGACGAGGATTCACCATGTTCGGATTGAAAAAGCTGTTCGGTAAAGGCCGCGAGGCTCGCGCTGCGCTGGGCAAACTGGAAAACCGCGACCTGCTCCAGGCCATCGTTTATGGCTGCTTCTATGTGGCAGCTGCTGACGGCGAGATCGAGCCGGCTGAACTGGACAAGATCGACCGCCTGCTGCGCAACGAACCCAAGCTGCAGGGCTTCGGTGCCGAACTCGGCAACCTGATCGACAAGGCAAAAGCTGACTTCAACGAAGGTGGCCCACGCATCATCCGCATGAACGCCGAGCGCGAACTGGCTGACGTGGCCCACACCCCGCGCGACGCCGAGACGGTGATCAACTTCATGCTGACCATCGCCGAATCGGATGGCGAGATCGAGCCCGCGGAAATCGAGGTGCTGGAGCGCGCCGCGGCGAAGCTGAATGTGCGCCTCAAGGACTATCTGTGAAGGCTTACCTGCGCGCCAACCCGTTACAAGGCGTTCTGCTGATCATGCTCGCCTTCTTGGCTTTCCTGATGATCGCTTCGGGCCTGATCAGCCGCGGCTCTTGCGCCTGGTACGGCTACCAGACAGATCGCACTACCCGCTACGCGATTGGCGTTGGCTGCATGGTGAAGATGCCAACCGGCTGGACGCCGCAGCGCGAATTGCGCACCGAGCAATAGAGCATCACTTCTGCCCATTCACTGAGTGGGCAGCGGGATGACAACCAAGGAGAAGGACCATGTTGATACTCACCCGCCGCGTAGGCGAAACCATCCGCATCAGTGACGACATCAGCGTGACCGTGCTGGGCGTCAAGGGCAGCCAGGTACGGATCGGGGTTAATGCCCCGGAGCAGGTAGCCGTCCACCGGGAAGAGATCTATCAGCGGATTCAGGATGAAAAGCAGACAGCGGACGCCGCCTGACGATTTCACTGGCTGGCCTTGGCAACAGGGCCAGACGGGAAATCACCAAGGAGTAGAAACATGACCACGTCAACGCTACAAGTCGAAGTGCGGCTACCAAAGGCGGGAGACGAAGAATTCGAAAAGCTGGCTGATGATCTCGCCGACGCTGTTTATCAGCGCGTCAAAGGGCGCCTTGAGCGAGATGCTGAAGGCGCCGCGTCGGATATCAGCGACGCTTGAAGGCTTTCTCGAGGCGCTTCTTCATGTCCTGGACCAACTTATCGGCCTCTTTCTTGGCTGCCTCCTTCAGCTTGGCGGTAACTGCCGCCTTATCCCCTACATCCGCATTGCATTCACTGCAACGGACCATCTGATCTACGTCGGTGTCATCCGGGATCACGAGCATCTTGCTCCCACACGCCGCACATACTGCCGAAATCTGCATAAGTCCTTCCTTGCTGATTGGTGGAACTCTCAGCATACCCGGGAAGCGCGTCACCTGCGCAATGGTGAGCTGGCCGCTGGCCATCAGACAACCAGCGCCACGTCAGCCTGACGAAAACTGCCCGATCACCTGGTTCCCCATCACCAGGCTGCATCGGTCGTGACGTTCGCCCTCCCCTGGCCTGGGATTCATGGCTTGCGAGCGTTACGACCAATGCAGCCCACCGAGGACACCTCATGGAAACGATTACCAGCGGCACATGGAAGGGCCATCTTGGGTGTGGCCTTGCTCCGCGAGAACTGGAATGTGTTCTGGCAACAGCCCAAGGCATGACCGGGAAAGAGATTGCCCGACTCATCAACATTGCACCCAGCACCGTGAAGAAGCGGCTGGAGGCAGCGATGTTCAAGCTTGGTGTTCATCGTCGTGCTGCCTTGGTGGCCGAAGCCATGAAGCGCCAGATCATCAGCCCGATGTGCTTCGTGCTCGTCGGGCTGATGGCGATGCACGCCGTCAGTGGCGATGCCGACCCAATGCGCCGCGATCGCCGCGTACCTGAGCGGCGTATTGCCCAGGTTCGAATCATCCGCAAGGCCGAATCCTTCGACCTGCACGCCTGACACCTACCTCAAGGAGCTCTACATGCATCCAGCCATGCAGCAGCGCGTGGACGGCTTGGCCGCCCTGCGCGAACGATCCGTCCTGGTCACCGCCGACTTCTACGCCAAGATCGGACGCCCGGCACCGGCCCAACAGATTCGCTACCAGGTCGTCACTAAGGCCAAGGCCTACCACATCGTCGAACTGGCAACGGGCAAGACCAAAGGGTTTTGCTTCAGTTATCGAGCAGCGGTGAACTTCGCCCAAGCGTTGGAGGCGGCTGCAACACGCAAGCTGGTCGGGCGGCAATGAGCAAGCGCAAGCCTCACAACCTGCGCGCCCGGCTCGAGCGGTCATGCCGGGCGCTGCTCGCCACCAACCATGTAGCCGTGGTGAACATCGATCCCAGCGGCCAGCAGTGCCTGGTCAACTGGAAGAGCTGCAAGCAGATCCGCAGCCGCCAGATCGTCGATGCGGTGTGCGATATCCCCCACAGGTGGACCATCTACCTCAGCGTCATGTGCGTCGGTCTCGGCGGCGAACAGTACTGCAAGTCGGTCGAGGTCGCCCCTCAGGGCAACTACCTGGCCTCGCACCTCACCGATGTGATCGAGGCCACCTACACGGACCTGCGCGCCAAGTGCAATCCGCAGCATGTCGTGGCCTCCGGGTGGATCGCAGTTCCCGCGGAACTGACGCTGGAGGAGGCACAGGCCGCCGCAGTGTTCGAAGCCGTCGGCGCCTGGCGACAGGAAAAGGTCGCGGCATGAGGCGAATCAACAACCGCGCCCGGCATGGCCGGCGCCAGCAATGGATCAACCTGCCGCCCAGCGGCATCAAAACCCTGGAGAAGAAGCCATGCCAACCCCAACCAACACGGCCGAGTTCCTTGAGGAGCTGAACGGCGGCGCTTTCGCCAGCCAGATCGGCCACGCCCTTTCCGAGGTCGCTGCCGGCGTCGTTGATTTCGACAAGGCCGGAAAAGTGGTCATCACGCTGGACTTCAGCCGTATCGGCGAGTCCAGCCAGGTAAAGATCAAGCACAAGCTTGACTTCAAGGTGCCAACCAAGCGCGGCACCCGCAGCGAGAACACCAGCCTCGACACCCCGATGCATGTCGGGACCGGTGGCAAGATCACCCTCTTCCAAGAAAAGCACGACCAGCTCTTCACCAGCGAAGAAGCACCGGTCCACCCGCGCACCTGATCACTCATCCCAGCGAGGAAAATCGCATGTCTCTTAGCAAAGAAGCTCTCGAACTGATTCAAGAAAACACCATCGCCGCCGTCGGTCGCGAGCTGCCCGCACTGGGCCCGGTAACTATCCTCCCGCAGAACTTCAATGTCGTTGACCTGGAGCGCTACCAAGAAGGCCGCAACCGCTTCCGTGGCACCTACTCCACCCACTCGCTGGCGGATTACACCGCTTACGTCGTTGAGCGTTCGGCTCCCGCTGCACGCGGCTTCATCGATCAGGACAACATGAGTTGCATCGTGCTGTTCAACATCGGCACCCCGGAGGACCCGGGCCACGCTGATGATCGCGCAGTGCTGCGCCTGAAGGCCTCGGCCGCTTTCGCCGCAGTGCAGGCGGTGTGCGGGCAAAGCCTGGTGCAGAAGGCGATGAGCGACTGGATCGAAGACTGGAACCAACACCTGGCTGCCACCGATGAGAATGGCGCTGTCATGACAATTGCCAAGGCCATCGCCGCGGTGCGCACCATCACCGTGAAGGCCTCGTCGGAGAGCGATCACGCAGTTGGTGAGACCCGCGCCAGTCGCAGCACCATGGACCAGATCGAGGCCAGCAGCAAAGAGACCCTGCCAGCCTGGCTGGACTTCAAGGTCATTCCATTCGAAGGCCTGGGCGAACAAGTGATCCGCCTGCGTGTCTCCGTCATTACCGGAGGCTCGCAACCGGTGCTGAAGCTGCGCTGGATCGGCGAAGACGCTCAGCACGAGGCGATCGCTCAGGAGTTCAAGGCAGTGCTTGAGGAGAAGGTAAGTAAAGCTGCGGCGCTGTCGCTGGGCACATTCGACGCGAAGTGAGTGAAGCACT is a window of Pseudomonas sp. DG56-2 DNA encoding:
- a CDS encoding S24 family peptidase; protein product: MNKRKRELEDWEMAECLTLKAAVDSFNEGKSRRDSLTQGKIAEALGINQGSVSAYLNGYNALNVKVASVIAGLISQPVETFSPRLAEEIAQLARSSLDTNVEQGPPIISPTRRIEIVGTAQLGNDGYWVGLDIAEGWVETWSRDEDAYALRLKGDSMAPAIRSGWIAVCEPNHRLVPGEYVMVTTTDGQSMVKELLFENEEGVNLASVNSAYGERRVIAWADIDKIHYVGNILAPSKVLGRF
- a CDS encoding BRCT domain-containing protein, which encodes MAVVKFSYRDAKGDVTERELIQWSENSSYIQGRSQGDTFPKTFRKDRIIEFMQGEELLLNGAAPPAPKLKPSELAATAALSNPNKAANDLNKILFTGFPSTYRSELEQLAEGRGMNVVKTPSKSLTFLCYGDNAGPSKVAKAQEAGAFIIDSDQFLHLVQTGELP
- a CDS encoding ATP-binding protein; translated protein: MLDSESHHELVGLIRNLRKIASQGGRVQLDFKNTERVHSCGTLLLVAEIDRLVRSLGTSTISCTYPKDEKVEKVFQQVGLLKLLGKDHRLEITEEDRDVFHWKYASGIDVSPIQADPILKGIKAQIPKNYRKVVVGVEEAMDNSVHHAYIESRGDRMSGRNDEADARRWWLFAEVLDDWLHVNFCDLGIGIPRSLPKSWAEEAGDIVTLALSKAKKDVRMIRRAFEVGRTRTELEHRGKGLKNIAMAAEELGGLLTIHSNAGCIRKDFRGGGGLPRAFMYKRSIMGTVIQWSIPLKK
- a CDS encoding STAS-like domain-containing protein, which gives rise to MNVGSICVTKQFSEYPAGRYRKDGSFSGEVFRDDWLAPYLGRHDIVEIDLDGAMGYGSSFLEEAFGGLVRKHHLEPSVLRKKLKFKSDDEPSLVDEIWIYIDHANS
- a CDS encoding DUF1654 domain-containing protein, whose product is MAKAKPQEKPEPTSYELLAMRIQRTINATAAQTSKRAVIYKASDELLEDWDQLLMDIDEADNVTLAHRDDGGVLVSWVVPKED
- a CDS encoding tellurite resistance TerB family protein produces the protein MFGLKKLFGKGREARAALGKLENRDLLQAIVYGCFYVAAADGEIEPAELDKIDRLLRNEPKLQGFGAELGNLIDKAKADFNEGGPRIIRMNAERELADVAHTPRDAETVINFMLTIAESDGEIEPAEIEVLERAAAKLNVRLKDYL
- the csrA gene encoding carbon storage regulator CsrA, translating into MLILTRRVGETIRISDDISVTVLGVKGSQVRIGVNAPEQVAVHREEIYQRIQDEKQTADAA
- a CDS encoding response regulator transcription factor, yielding METITSGTWKGHLGCGLAPRELECVLATAQGMTGKEIARLINIAPSTVKKRLEAAMFKLGVHRRAALVAEAMKRQIISPMCFVLVGLMAMHAVSGDADPMRRDRRVPERRIAQVRIIRKAESFDLHA
- a CDS encoding DUF2303 family protein, which translates into the protein MSLSKEALELIQENTIAAVGRELPALGPVTILPQNFNVVDLERYQEGRNRFRGTYSTHSLADYTAYVVERSAPAARGFIDQDNMSCIVLFNIGTPEDPGHADDRAVLRLKASAAFAAVQAVCGQSLVQKAMSDWIEDWNQHLAATDENGAVMTIAKAIAAVRTITVKASSESDHAVGETRASRSTMDQIEASSKETLPAWLDFKVIPFEGLGEQVIRLRVSVITGGSQPVLKLRWIGEDAQHEAIAQEFKAVLEEKVSKAAALSLGTFDAK